One part of the Mya arenaria isolate MELC-2E11 chromosome 3, ASM2691426v1 genome encodes these proteins:
- the LOC128228271 gene encoding chymotrypsin-like protease CTRL-1 — protein MTGTHYGMFTFVFICICLKEIECSTKKAADYTRKETGQQRKIATAQQLVPVTPVTNSPWQVAIHTRQGGEFQFRCGGTLISSDVVLTAAHCVSNPRFGPGELRVLAGERDRNSVDAGEQLRNVTSVTVHPDYVGTLTSLYNNDVALLKLASPVSKTTHVSPVSGLADDTSPTGPASCFVTGWGISAEKNGSSGLSGVLAQAEVTLLTNAQCNKRSNWDGLVKPSQLCAYSKKISACLGDSGGPLVCQVNSKYIQYGVTSWGKRTCDQKPVVYARVSTYRSWIMATINAF, from the exons ATGACTGGGACGCATTATggaatgtttacatttgtattcatttgtaTATGCTTAAAAGAAATAG AGTGTTCCACGAAAAAAGCCGCAGATTACACAAGAAAGGAAACAGGCCAACAAAGGAAAATAGCAACTGCCCAGCAGTTGGTGCCCGTGACGCCGGTGACCAACTCGCCATGGCAG GTGGCCATCCACACGCGGCAAGGCGGCGAGTTTCAGTTCCGGTGCGGGGGCACCCTCATCTCATCGGACGTAGTTCTCACTGCCGCTCACTGCGTCTCAAACCCTCGATTTGG GCCAGGCGAGCTGCGGGTGTTGGCAGGAGAGCGAGACCGGAACTCTGTTGACGCGGGTGAGCAATTGAGGAACGTAACCAGCGTTACAGTG cATCCGGACTATGTGGGCACTCTGACGTCATTATACAACAATGACGTCGCACTCCTAAAATTGGCCTCCCCCGTTTCCAAGACAACGCATGTGTCCCCTGTTTCTGGTCTTGCAGACGACACATCGCCAACTGGACCAGCAAGTTGTTTCGTCACCGGGTGGGGCATTTCTGCTGAAA AGAACGGGTCCTCCGGTCTGTCGGGCGTCCTGGCGCAGGCGGAAGTGACATTGCTGACGAATGCACAATGCAACAAGCGGTCGAACTGGGACGGCCTTGTGAAGCCGTCGCAGCTTTGCGCCTACAGCAAAAAGATTTCCGCCTGTTTG GGGGACAGTGGAGGCCCGCTGGTGTGTCAAGTTAACTCCAAGTACATCCAATATGGCGTCACTTCCTGGGGAAAGCGAACGTGTGACCAGAAACCAGTCGTGTATGCCCGCGTGTCAACGTACAGGAGCTGGATTATGGCAACCATTAATGCGTTCTAA
- the LOC128228206 gene encoding apoptosis-inducing factor 1, mitochondrial-like, whose translation MSMCSKNMLKFNHLLRRSGSVIGIKGLRCCCTETVTGQGQRNKLNIEVEGKEDRQGSTNRGRTHGRASQHYLAAAGVGLTLSAYLYWQRLGKVYAAEEDEEETHRDVAIDELGAEEGGQMPVGSKETGDSSGNAKEEVDWSKVPDYPSHVPYLLIGGGVASLEAYKAIRTKDPTAKVLMISEEDYPPYMRPPLSKNFWFDEDPLAYRSYEYTNVFGKKRSVFLSAGLYMEAKKLPFSENGGLGYIQNMKVLNLDSVNKTVLLENGVQIAFDKCLIATGGRPRHVSVLTRACQDVKERITLFRNLKDAWRLLEVLDTAKSVAVIGGGFLGSELSVGLAYKGAENKCQVYQIFPEKGNMAKVLPEYLSQYTTDQIKEYGVTVVPNANVTSAVFENGKVKLKLSNSQTVSVDHVVVAVGVEPNTELARSGALELDKQHGGFLVNSELQAKSDIYAAGDCACFYDPHLGRRRVEHHDHAYITGRLAGFNMAGDAQSYRHQSMFWSTVGMLSYEAVGMVDSSLDTCSVFRRKTDEETSEKKEDKTSKNERHFNEGDYGNGVIFYLKDGRVVGVVLWNLEGFQGEPTRIDIARQVIADGAKEKDLKEVAKLFNVYAD comes from the exons ATGTCAATGTGTAGCAAAAACATGcttaaatttaatcatttactAAGAAGATCAGGTTCTGTAATCGGAATCAAAG gtTTGCGATGTTGTTGTACTGAGACAGTAACTGGACAGGGACAGAGAAATAAGTTGAACATTGAAGTTGAGGGGAAAGAGGACAGGCAGGGGTCAACTAACAGAGGGAGGACTCATGGCAGGGCCTCCCAACATTACCTAGCAGCAGCTGGTGTGGGCCTCACTCTCTCTGCCTATCTG TACTGGCAACGGCTGGGGAAGGTTTATGCAGCTGAGGAAGATGAGGAAGAGACCCACAGGGATGTGGCTATAGATGAGCTTGGTGCCGAGGAGGGTGGACAAATGCCTGTGGGGAGTAAAGAGACTGGTGACAGCTCTGGGAATG cAAAAGAAGAAGTAGATTGGTCGAAGGTTCCAGACTATCCGAGCCATGTACCTTACCTGTTGATAGGGGGAGGGGTGGCAAGTTTAGAGGCATATAAGGCAATCAGAACTAAAGACCCAACAGCTAAG GTACTTATGATCAGTGAAGAAGACTACCCCCCGTACATGAGGCCCCCTCTTTCCAAAAACTTCTGGTTTGATGAAGACCCTCTGGCATACAGGTCATACGAATACACAAATGTATTTGGAAAGAAACGGAG tgtatttcTCAGTGCTGGGCTCTACATGGAAGCCAAGAAATTACCTTTCTCTGAAAATGGAGGACTAGGATATATACAGAATATGAAA gtATTAAACTTAGACAGTGTTAATAAAACAGTGCTGCTAGAAAATGGTGTACAGATAGCCTTTGACAAATGTCTAATTGCCACAG GAGGTCGACCTCGGCATGTATCTGTGTTAACTCGAGCCTGCCAGGACGTAAAGGAGAGGATCACACTGTTCAGAAAT CTGAAAGATGCATGGCGGCTACTAGAGGTTTTAGACACTGCAAAGTCAGTAGCGGTGATCGGAGGAGGATTCCTGGGCAGCGAACTTTCAGTAGGACTTGCATATAAAG GGGCAGAGAACAAATGTCAAGTATATCAGATATTTCCAGAGAAAG gaaataTGGCGAAAGTATTGCCAGAATATTTAAGTCAGTACACCACAGATCAAATAAAAGAAT ATGGTGTTACGGTTGTTCCAAATGCCAATGTCACATCTGCTGTATTTGAAAATGGAAAAGTTAAACTGAAGCTCTCTAATTCACAGACA GTGTCGGTAGATCATGTTGTGGTGGCTGTGGGGGTGGAACCCAACACTGAGCTGGCCCGGTCTGGCGCCCTTGAGCTAGACAAACAACACGGGGGATTCCTGGTCAACAGCGAGCTTCAGGCCAAGTCAGATATATATGCT GCTGGAGATTGTGCATGTTTTTACGACCCTCATTTGGGCAGACGAAGGGTTGAGCATCACGATCATGCATACATTACCGGGCGACTCGCAGGGTTTAACATGGCAGGAGACGCACAGTCATACAGGCACCAGTCCATGTTTTG GTCCACTGTTGGCATGTTAAGTTATGAGGCTGTTGGGATGGTGGACTCCAGTTTAGACACTTGCTCCGTGTTCAGGAGGAAAACTGATGAG GAAACGTCCGAGAAGAAAGAGGACAAGACaagtaaaaatg AGAGACATTTCAATGAGGGTGACTATGGAAATGGTGTGATATTCTACCTGAAGGACGGGCGTGTGGTTGGGGTTGTATTATGGAACCTGGAGGGTTTCCAGGGGGAACCAACCCGTATAGACATCGCCAGACAG GTCATCGCTGACGGAGCCAAAGAAAAAGACCTTAAAGAAGTAGCTAAGCTGTTCAATGTATATGCTGACTGA